A DNA window from Ipomoea triloba cultivar NCNSP0323 chromosome 10, ASM357664v1 contains the following coding sequences:
- the LOC116032075 gene encoding DNA polymerase zeta catalytic subunit isoform X1 has protein sequence MVNSQSDLKIFSVRIVSMDYYMSPPIPGLDISYSSFQGGKVNEVPVIRVYGSTPAGQKTCLHIHGALPYFYVPCSDLFLQPDQEGEECTRGISHALEKALKLKGNVASKRQHVHSCSLVRAKKFYGYHSSEELFVKIYLYYPQDVSRAANLLLGGAVLDRVLQPHESHIPFLLQFMVDYNLYGMGHLHVSKMKFRYPVPDTFSPRKSNHNEPKRTIMDIPANTSADFQADSGYDPYSDPPIWISSTIPDGWVWLYSSQDDSSSDQALPAMKRSSTSALEGDAVLDAILNQQFLSYTSLSQTCSKVRMIQSLIPIWEEFERNGMHELALPPDPGKPLPVDVLRILSNGIGFEDIFLEPDNVAALCFHSQSINSSTEEGKSFQDDDMGKSNEKTNAYPSQLSTECLEISDNIQLSSGVKVSDHDALGILNWLASSQAAEDINSDDDLARETILSPLMPATTLDKVLEKAHADYENESQQECEDILDTVQDRANIEGFDGRAADLIDSNHSCKTSSDRMIPQVDGSSDSFDAFSCDGKSHHKSGAPSGTDSWDDAHLAMISNRKKRRQKWGSLPVSSGQRTSDLSPSTALSTISRCGNHIKDDSGLPYSVGSGANLSPSIVKGSTKEIMVNCSMRDLMRKKRYYRAEPSECRAQIKKSPSDEEDKGSLYIGQTLDEQEPSECRAQIKKSPSDEEEKGSLYIGQTLDEQYKIPFAYSMNMNSGAIQQRECDGTNSCTAFQMHYEPYDAKTDNLANGKLPIYSGDCNTLPRDSSNVEPCHSFGGSDVRGVSEAGVDLQNSGFSGAPLLNKKTDPSEQYSHFKSSVCAVQIKHCASNGCENMDININSTKPLPTDVVYSEFVPHAQSSEFASENKSSGGEKVLQRDAIDSSCQSSSIGGVTFKDGGATCAEIDLLQMTDKTGFTAHKKSNDGISSQKGVPDELRPFFGMDCLVEGDCYNCRTLDHNHRQGGLLGVPIHYQNDGSYLFMLTPVFRPPQTKCVERWLTLDSTDVSEENKVVCPALAPSIKESSSEAVGLQNSRALSGSQPLIEPVPASDLKPNLDLINQQHKGSHNMELEHFHDDIKVIPQCKEDMLKCKPSTDFSEDISQISGPDRKSKLTPLSQIGFRDSASIGCGQQLTLLSIEVQAECRGDLRPDPRFDAVSIIVLVIQEDDDPIADSYVLLHCNGAPVQRNLYGLSGCKLLGFSEETHLFTQFVKIFSCIDPDVLMGWDIQGGSLGFLAERAAHLGFDLLNKISRTPSETNATSRCYEEEKLSDLFSESIITDSVLHDDAMIIDDEWGRTHASGIHVGGRIVLNIWRLMRGEVKLNMYTMETVAEAVLRRKVPSIPSKVLTNWFLSGPGRARFRCIEYILDRAKLNLQIMTQLDMINRTSELARIFGIDFFSVLSRGSQYRVESMFLRLAHTQNYIAISPGNQQVAFQPAMECLPLVMEPESGFYADPVVVLDFQSLYPSMIIAYNLCYSTCLGKVTASKSNILGVSSYSPDRNVLRKLKHKILLTPNGVMFVPSEVRKGVLPRLLEELLSTRIMVKQAMKKLAASEKVLHRIFNARQLALKLISNVTYGYTAAGFSGRMPCAELADCIVQCGRRTLENAISFVNTNDKWKAKVIYGDTDSMFVLLKGRSLKEAFQIGHEIASEVSAMSPNPVTLKMEKVYHPCFLITKKRYVGYSYESPDQSKPIFDAKGIETVRRDSCGAVCKTMERSLRLFFEHHDIEKVKSYLLRQWKRIMSGRVDLQDFVFAKEVRLGTYRARASSLPPAAIVATKAMRTDPRAEPRYAERVPYVVVHGEPGARLADVVVDPFDLLTIDSPYRVNDMYYIQKQIIPALQRVFGLVGADLNQWLQGMPRPEREAIGKRGVFAPNAQRTRIDYYYLSKHCILCGELVQAFAFLCHNCSKNEASVAVALTGRTSKLERDIHHLVAICRHCGGGDWVLESGVKCTSLACSIFYERRKIQKELQSLSAAASEAGFYPGCVVEWF, from the exons GGTGGAGCTGTGCTAGATAGGGTTTTACAGCCCCACGAATCGCATATACCATTTCTTCTCCAATTCATG GTTGATTATAACTTGTATGGGATGGGCCATTTACATGTGTCAAAGATGAAATTCCGCTACCCAGTTCCAGATACTTTCTCCCCAAGGAAGTCAAATCACAATGAGCCAAAGAGAACTATTATGGATATTCCTGCTAACACTTCTGCAGATTTTCAG GCAGATTCAGGTTATGATCCATATTCGGATCCACCAATTTGGATATCGTCCACTATTCCAGATGGTTGGGTCTGGCTGTACTCTAGTCAAGATGATTCTTCATCTGATCAAGCTCTTCCTGCCATGAAGCGTTCAAGTACTTCTGCACTTGAAGGAGACGCTGTTCTTGATG CAATTCTCAATCAACAATTTTTATCATACACATCCCTTTCACAGACATGTTCTAAAGTAAGAATGATTCAATCACTGATACCAATCTGGGAG GAGTTTGAAAGGAATGGGATGCATGAGTTGGCCTTACCTCCTGATCCAGGGAAACCACTTCCTGTGGATGTTTTGAGGATACTTTCCAATGGAATTGGatttgaagatatttttctggAACCTGATAATGTGGCTGCTTTATGTTTTCATTCCCAATCAATAAACTCATCCACAGAAGAG GGGAAATCATTTCAAGATGATGATATGGGGAAATCAAATGAGAAGACGAATGCATATCCAAGCCAACTGTCAACTGAATGTTTGGAAATATCCGACAACATTCAATTATCTTCAGGTGTTAAG GTTTCAGATCATGATGCTTTGGGGATTCTGAATTGGCTTGCATCTTCTCAAGCTGCTGAAGATATAAACTCAGATGATGACCTTGCTCGTGAGACCATTTTGAGTCCCTTAATGCCTGCAACAACCTTAGATAAGGTTTTAGAGAAAGCCCATGCGGATTATGAAAATGAATCTCAACAAGAGTGTGAGGACATCCTTGATACTGTACAGGATAGAGCTAACATCGAAGGATTCGATGGGAGAGCTGCTGATTTGATTGATTCTAATCATTCATGCAAGACTTCTTCAGACAGAATGATACCTCAAGTGGATGGATCTTCTGATAGTTTTGATGCATTTTCATGTGATGGTAAGTCACACCATAAATCTGGGGCCCCTTCAGGAACTGATTCATGGGACGATGCTCATTTGGCTATGATCAGTAACCGGAAAAAGAGAAGACAAAAGTGGGGCTCTTTGCCTGTTTCATCTGGTCAGAGAACGAGTGATCTTTCACCTTCTACTGCACTAAGCACAATCAGCAGATGTGGCAATCACATAAAAGATGATTCAGGATTGCCTTATAGTGTAGGAAGTGGAGCAAACTTATCTCCCAGTATAGTAAAGGGATCAACCAAAGAGATAATGGTTAACTGCTCTATGCGGGACCTGATGAGAAAGAAACGTTACTACCGTGCTGAACCATCTGAATGCAGGGCTCAGATAAAAAAATCCCCATCTGATGAGGAAGACAAAGGTTCACTTTATATTGGACAGACACTTGATGAGCAAGAACCATCTGAATGCAGGGCTCAGATAAAAAAATCCCCATCTGATGAGGAAGAAAAAGGTTCACTTTATATTGGACAGACACTTGATGAGCAATACAAAATCCCCTTTGCTTACTCCATGAACATGAATTCGGGTGCTATTCAGCAGAGAGAATGTGATGGGACTAACTCATGTACTGCATTTCAGATGCATTATGAACCTTATGATGCCAAAACTGACAATTTGGCAAATGGTAAGTTGCCTATTTACTCTGGTGATTGCAATACATTGCCAAGAGACTCATCAAATGTTGAACCATGCCATTCTTTTGGAGGAAGTGATGTTCGGGGAGTTAGTGAAGCAGGTGTAGATTTGCAGAACAGTGGATTTAGTGGTGCACCACTATTGAATAAGAAAACTGATCCATCAGAGCAATATTCTCATTTTAAGAGTTCTGTGTGTGCAGTTCAGATAAAACATTGTGCATCTAATGGTTGTGAAAATATGGACATCAATATTAACAGTACTAAACCTTTACCTACTGATGTTGTTTATTCTGAGTTTGTTCCACATGCTCAATCATCAGAATTTGCAAGTGAGAATAAATCTTCTGGTGGTGAGAAAGTGCTCCAACGTGATGCAATTGATTCAAGTTGCCAATCTTCTTCAATTGGAGGTGTAACTTTTAAGGATGGAGGTGCAACTTGTGCAGAAATAGATCTTCTACAAATGACTGATAAGACTGGTTTTACTGCCCATAAGAAAAGTAATGATGGAATTTCTTCTCAGAAAGGAGTTCCTGATGAACTTCGTCCTTTCTTTGGGATGGATTGCCTGGTAGAAGGAGATTGTTACAATTGTAGAACATTGGACCATAACCATCGTCAAGGAGGTCTATTGGGTGTACCTATCCACTATCAAAATGATGGTTCCTATCTATTCATGTTGACCCCTGTCTTTAGACCACCACAAACCAAATGTGTTGAGAGATGGCTGACACTTGATTCCACAGATGTTTCTGAAGAGAACAAAGTTGTATGTCCAGCACTTGCTCCATCAATTAAGGAATCCTCTAGTGAGGCAGTAGGCTTGCAGAATTCTCGGGCTTTGAGTGGTAGTCAGCCTCTGATAGAACCTGTGCCTGCGTCAGATCTAAAGCCTAATCTAGATCTGATAAATCAGCAGCATAAAGGAAGTCATAATATGGAATTGGAGCATTTTCATGATGATATCAAAGTAATTCCACAATGTAAGGAGGATATGTTAAAATGTAAACCATCAACTGATTTCTCAGAGGATATATCTCAGATATCAGGCCCTGATAGAAAATCAAAGCTCACTCCTCTGAGTCAAATTGGTTTCCGGGACTCTGCAAGTATTGGTTGTGGGCAGCAGCTAACATTATTGAGCATAGAAGTCCAAGCAGAATGTAGGGGTGATCTAAGACCTGACCCTCGATTTGATGCTGTCAGTATTATAGTTCTTGTTATTCAGGAAGATGATGACCCTATAGCTGATTCTTATGTTCTCCTGCATTGCAATGGTGCACCTGTTCAAAGAAACCTTTATGGATTGTCTGGATGCAAGCTTTTGGGTTTCTCTGAAGAGACGCACTTGTTTACACAATTTGTGAAGATATTTTCTTGTATTGATCCAGATGTTTTGATGGGCTGGGATATTCAAGGTGGTTCCCTTGGTTTTCTTGCAGAAAGGGCTGCACATCTTGGTTTTGATTTGCTAAATAAAATTTCTCGTACACCATCAGAGACCAATGCAACTTCTAGATGCtatgaggaagaaaaactaagtGATCTTTTCTCTGAGTCTATAATAACTGATTCTGTGCTTCATGATGATGCTATGATAATCGATGATGAATGGGGTAGAACACATGCCAGTGGTATCCATGTTGGTGGTAGAATTGTTCTTAACATTTGGCGTTTAATGCGCGGTGAAGTTAAGCTTAATATGTATACAATGGAAACTGTGGCTGAAGCAGTGCTGAGACGAAAAGTTCCTTCCATTCCTAGCAAGGTATTGACAAATTGGTTTTTAAGTGGACCTGGACGTGCCCGATTTAGATGCATAGAATATATTTTGGATAGAGCAAAGTTGAACCTTCAGATTATGACTCAACTTGATATGATAAATCGGACATCAGAACTTGCACGAATCTTTggcattgattttttttcagtTCTCTCACGAGGTTCACAGTACCGTGTGGAATCTATGTTTCTAAGACTGGCTCATACACAAAACTATATTGCCATCTCCCCTGGTAACCAACAAGTAGCTTTTCAGCCTGCAATGGAATGTCTGCCTCTTGTAATGGAACCAGAATCTGGATTTTATGCAGATCCTGTTGTTGTTCTTGATTTTCAATCACTTTATCCATCAATGATAATTGCATACAATCTCTGCTATAGTACTTGCCTTGGAAAAGTCACTGCTTCGAAGTCCAATATCCTTGGTGTTAGTTCTTATTCACCTGATAGAAATGTTTTAcgaaaattaaaacataaaatacttCTAACACCAAATGGAGTTATGTTTGTGCCTTCTGAGGTTCGTAAAGGAGTACTTCCCCGCTTGTTGGAAGAACTATTATCAACTAGGATTATGGTCAAACAAGCCATGAAGAAGTTAGCTGCTTCTGAGAAGGTACTTCACCGGATATTCAATGCGAGACAACTTGCATTGAAACTAATATCAAATGTGACTTATGGTTATACAGCTGCTGGATTTAGTGGGCGAATGCCCTGTGCTGAGCTTGCTGACTGTATAGTTCAATGTGGCCGCAGAACACTGGAAAATGCAATTTCATTTGTAAATACAAATGATAAATGGAAGGCTAAAGTTATTTATGGTGATACTGACAG CATGTTTGTACTACTCAAAGGACGATCTCTTAAAGAAGCCTTTCAAATTGGTCATGAAATTGCTTCCGAAGTGTCTGCAATGAGTCCTAATCCAGTCACTTTAAAAATGGAAAAGGTTTACCACCCATGTTTTCTCATTACCAAGAAACGATATGTTGGCTATAGTTATGAGAGTCCTGATCAGAGCAAACCAATATTTGATGCTAAAGGTATTGAGACTGTAAGGAGGGATTCATGTGGAGCCGTGTGCAAGACAATGGAACGATCACTGAGACTCTTTTTTGAGCATCATGACATTGAGAAG gtTAAATCATACCTGCTACGGCAGTGGAAAAGGATTATGTCTGGCAGAGTTGATCTGCAGGATTTTGTTTTTGCAAAGGAGGTGCGCTTAGGTACTTACCGTGCACGGGCTTCTTCACTTCCTCCTGCAGCAATTGTTGCAACTAAAGCAATGAGAACAGACCCTAGAGCTGAACCACGCTATGCGGAGCGAGTACCTTATGTTGTTGTTCATGGTGAACCTGGTGCTCGGCTTGCTGATGTTGTGGTTGATCCTTTCGATCTTTTAACTATTGATTCACCTTACAGGGTAAATGACATGTATTACATCCAGAAACAAATTATCCCAGCTTTGCAGCGAGTCTTTGGGCTTGTAGGAGCTGACTTGAACCAATGGCTTCAAGGGATGCCTAGACCAGAGCGGGAAGCCATTGGGAAACGCGGTGTCTTTGCTCCAAATGCTCAAAGAACAagaattgattattattaccTTTCAAAACATTGTATCCTGTGTGGTGAGCTTGTTCAGGCATTTGCTTTTCTCTGCCATAATTGTTCTAAGAATGAAGCTAGTGTTGCTGTAGCTTTGACCGGAAGGACCTCTAAACTGGAAAGAGACATTCATCACCTTGTTGCT ATATGCCGGCATTGTGGAGGGGGAGATTGGGTTTTAGAAAGTGGGGTGAAATGCACATCTCTTGCGTGCTCCATTTTCTATGAAAGGAGGAAGATTCAGAAAGAACTACAATCGCTTTCTGCAGCAGCTTCAGAAGCAGGTTTTTATCCCGGGTGTGTGGTTGAGTGGTTCTGA
- the LOC116032075 gene encoding DNA polymerase zeta catalytic subunit isoform X2, with translation MFSFPINKLIHRRDDDMGKSNEKTNAYPSQLSTECLEISDNIQLSSGVKVSDHDALGILNWLASSQAAEDINSDDDLARETILSPLMPATTLDKVLEKAHADYENESQQECEDILDTVQDRANIEGFDGRAADLIDSNHSCKTSSDRMIPQVDGSSDSFDAFSCDGKSHHKSGAPSGTDSWDDAHLAMISNRKKRRQKWGSLPVSSGQRTSDLSPSTALSTISRCGNHIKDDSGLPYSVGSGANLSPSIVKGSTKEIMVNCSMRDLMRKKRYYRAEPSECRAQIKKSPSDEEDKGSLYIGQTLDEQEPSECRAQIKKSPSDEEEKGSLYIGQTLDEQYKIPFAYSMNMNSGAIQQRECDGTNSCTAFQMHYEPYDAKTDNLANGKLPIYSGDCNTLPRDSSNVEPCHSFGGSDVRGVSEAGVDLQNSGFSGAPLLNKKTDPSEQYSHFKSSVCAVQIKHCASNGCENMDININSTKPLPTDVVYSEFVPHAQSSEFASENKSSGGEKVLQRDAIDSSCQSSSIGGVTFKDGGATCAEIDLLQMTDKTGFTAHKKSNDGISSQKGVPDELRPFFGMDCLVEGDCYNCRTLDHNHRQGGLLGVPIHYQNDGSYLFMLTPVFRPPQTKCVERWLTLDSTDVSEENKVVCPALAPSIKESSSEAVGLQNSRALSGSQPLIEPVPASDLKPNLDLINQQHKGSHNMELEHFHDDIKVIPQCKEDMLKCKPSTDFSEDISQISGPDRKSKLTPLSQIGFRDSASIGCGQQLTLLSIEVQAECRGDLRPDPRFDAVSIIVLVIQEDDDPIADSYVLLHCNGAPVQRNLYGLSGCKLLGFSEETHLFTQFVKIFSCIDPDVLMGWDIQGGSLGFLAERAAHLGFDLLNKISRTPSETNATSRCYEEEKLSDLFSESIITDSVLHDDAMIIDDEWGRTHASGIHVGGRIVLNIWRLMRGEVKLNMYTMETVAEAVLRRKVPSIPSKVLTNWFLSGPGRARFRCIEYILDRAKLNLQIMTQLDMINRTSELARIFGIDFFSVLSRGSQYRVESMFLRLAHTQNYIAISPGNQQVAFQPAMECLPLVMEPESGFYADPVVVLDFQSLYPSMIIAYNLCYSTCLGKVTASKSNILGVSSYSPDRNVLRKLKHKILLTPNGVMFVPSEVRKGVLPRLLEELLSTRIMVKQAMKKLAASEKVLHRIFNARQLALKLISNVTYGYTAAGFSGRMPCAELADCIVQCGRRTLENAISFVNTNDKWKAKVIYGDTDSMFVLLKGRSLKEAFQIGHEIASEVSAMSPNPVTLKMEKVYHPCFLITKKRYVGYSYESPDQSKPIFDAKGIETVRRDSCGAVCKTMERSLRLFFEHHDIEKVKSYLLRQWKRIMSGRVDLQDFVFAKEVRLGTYRARASSLPPAAIVATKAMRTDPRAEPRYAERVPYVVVHGEPGARLADVVVDPFDLLTIDSPYRVNDMYYIQKQIIPALQRVFGLVGADLNQWLQGMPRPEREAIGKRGVFAPNAQRTRIDYYYLSKHCILCGELVQAFAFLCHNCSKNEASVAVALTGRTSKLERDIHHLVAICRHCGGGDWVLESGVKCTSLACSIFYERRKIQKELQSLSAAASEAGFYPGCVVEWF, from the exons ATGTTTTCATTCCCAATCAATAAACTCATCCACAGAAGAG ATGATGATATGGGGAAATCAAATGAGAAGACGAATGCATATCCAAGCCAACTGTCAACTGAATGTTTGGAAATATCCGACAACATTCAATTATCTTCAGGTGTTAAG GTTTCAGATCATGATGCTTTGGGGATTCTGAATTGGCTTGCATCTTCTCAAGCTGCTGAAGATATAAACTCAGATGATGACCTTGCTCGTGAGACCATTTTGAGTCCCTTAATGCCTGCAACAACCTTAGATAAGGTTTTAGAGAAAGCCCATGCGGATTATGAAAATGAATCTCAACAAGAGTGTGAGGACATCCTTGATACTGTACAGGATAGAGCTAACATCGAAGGATTCGATGGGAGAGCTGCTGATTTGATTGATTCTAATCATTCATGCAAGACTTCTTCAGACAGAATGATACCTCAAGTGGATGGATCTTCTGATAGTTTTGATGCATTTTCATGTGATGGTAAGTCACACCATAAATCTGGGGCCCCTTCAGGAACTGATTCATGGGACGATGCTCATTTGGCTATGATCAGTAACCGGAAAAAGAGAAGACAAAAGTGGGGCTCTTTGCCTGTTTCATCTGGTCAGAGAACGAGTGATCTTTCACCTTCTACTGCACTAAGCACAATCAGCAGATGTGGCAATCACATAAAAGATGATTCAGGATTGCCTTATAGTGTAGGAAGTGGAGCAAACTTATCTCCCAGTATAGTAAAGGGATCAACCAAAGAGATAATGGTTAACTGCTCTATGCGGGACCTGATGAGAAAGAAACGTTACTACCGTGCTGAACCATCTGAATGCAGGGCTCAGATAAAAAAATCCCCATCTGATGAGGAAGACAAAGGTTCACTTTATATTGGACAGACACTTGATGAGCAAGAACCATCTGAATGCAGGGCTCAGATAAAAAAATCCCCATCTGATGAGGAAGAAAAAGGTTCACTTTATATTGGACAGACACTTGATGAGCAATACAAAATCCCCTTTGCTTACTCCATGAACATGAATTCGGGTGCTATTCAGCAGAGAGAATGTGATGGGACTAACTCATGTACTGCATTTCAGATGCATTATGAACCTTATGATGCCAAAACTGACAATTTGGCAAATGGTAAGTTGCCTATTTACTCTGGTGATTGCAATACATTGCCAAGAGACTCATCAAATGTTGAACCATGCCATTCTTTTGGAGGAAGTGATGTTCGGGGAGTTAGTGAAGCAGGTGTAGATTTGCAGAACAGTGGATTTAGTGGTGCACCACTATTGAATAAGAAAACTGATCCATCAGAGCAATATTCTCATTTTAAGAGTTCTGTGTGTGCAGTTCAGATAAAACATTGTGCATCTAATGGTTGTGAAAATATGGACATCAATATTAACAGTACTAAACCTTTACCTACTGATGTTGTTTATTCTGAGTTTGTTCCACATGCTCAATCATCAGAATTTGCAAGTGAGAATAAATCTTCTGGTGGTGAGAAAGTGCTCCAACGTGATGCAATTGATTCAAGTTGCCAATCTTCTTCAATTGGAGGTGTAACTTTTAAGGATGGAGGTGCAACTTGTGCAGAAATAGATCTTCTACAAATGACTGATAAGACTGGTTTTACTGCCCATAAGAAAAGTAATGATGGAATTTCTTCTCAGAAAGGAGTTCCTGATGAACTTCGTCCTTTCTTTGGGATGGATTGCCTGGTAGAAGGAGATTGTTACAATTGTAGAACATTGGACCATAACCATCGTCAAGGAGGTCTATTGGGTGTACCTATCCACTATCAAAATGATGGTTCCTATCTATTCATGTTGACCCCTGTCTTTAGACCACCACAAACCAAATGTGTTGAGAGATGGCTGACACTTGATTCCACAGATGTTTCTGAAGAGAACAAAGTTGTATGTCCAGCACTTGCTCCATCAATTAAGGAATCCTCTAGTGAGGCAGTAGGCTTGCAGAATTCTCGGGCTTTGAGTGGTAGTCAGCCTCTGATAGAACCTGTGCCTGCGTCAGATCTAAAGCCTAATCTAGATCTGATAAATCAGCAGCATAAAGGAAGTCATAATATGGAATTGGAGCATTTTCATGATGATATCAAAGTAATTCCACAATGTAAGGAGGATATGTTAAAATGTAAACCATCAACTGATTTCTCAGAGGATATATCTCAGATATCAGGCCCTGATAGAAAATCAAAGCTCACTCCTCTGAGTCAAATTGGTTTCCGGGACTCTGCAAGTATTGGTTGTGGGCAGCAGCTAACATTATTGAGCATAGAAGTCCAAGCAGAATGTAGGGGTGATCTAAGACCTGACCCTCGATTTGATGCTGTCAGTATTATAGTTCTTGTTATTCAGGAAGATGATGACCCTATAGCTGATTCTTATGTTCTCCTGCATTGCAATGGTGCACCTGTTCAAAGAAACCTTTATGGATTGTCTGGATGCAAGCTTTTGGGTTTCTCTGAAGAGACGCACTTGTTTACACAATTTGTGAAGATATTTTCTTGTATTGATCCAGATGTTTTGATGGGCTGGGATATTCAAGGTGGTTCCCTTGGTTTTCTTGCAGAAAGGGCTGCACATCTTGGTTTTGATTTGCTAAATAAAATTTCTCGTACACCATCAGAGACCAATGCAACTTCTAGATGCtatgaggaagaaaaactaagtGATCTTTTCTCTGAGTCTATAATAACTGATTCTGTGCTTCATGATGATGCTATGATAATCGATGATGAATGGGGTAGAACACATGCCAGTGGTATCCATGTTGGTGGTAGAATTGTTCTTAACATTTGGCGTTTAATGCGCGGTGAAGTTAAGCTTAATATGTATACAATGGAAACTGTGGCTGAAGCAGTGCTGAGACGAAAAGTTCCTTCCATTCCTAGCAAGGTATTGACAAATTGGTTTTTAAGTGGACCTGGACGTGCCCGATTTAGATGCATAGAATATATTTTGGATAGAGCAAAGTTGAACCTTCAGATTATGACTCAACTTGATATGATAAATCGGACATCAGAACTTGCACGAATCTTTggcattgattttttttcagtTCTCTCACGAGGTTCACAGTACCGTGTGGAATCTATGTTTCTAAGACTGGCTCATACACAAAACTATATTGCCATCTCCCCTGGTAACCAACAAGTAGCTTTTCAGCCTGCAATGGAATGTCTGCCTCTTGTAATGGAACCAGAATCTGGATTTTATGCAGATCCTGTTGTTGTTCTTGATTTTCAATCACTTTATCCATCAATGATAATTGCATACAATCTCTGCTATAGTACTTGCCTTGGAAAAGTCACTGCTTCGAAGTCCAATATCCTTGGTGTTAGTTCTTATTCACCTGATAGAAATGTTTTAcgaaaattaaaacataaaatacttCTAACACCAAATGGAGTTATGTTTGTGCCTTCTGAGGTTCGTAAAGGAGTACTTCCCCGCTTGTTGGAAGAACTATTATCAACTAGGATTATGGTCAAACAAGCCATGAAGAAGTTAGCTGCTTCTGAGAAGGTACTTCACCGGATATTCAATGCGAGACAACTTGCATTGAAACTAATATCAAATGTGACTTATGGTTATACAGCTGCTGGATTTAGTGGGCGAATGCCCTGTGCTGAGCTTGCTGACTGTATAGTTCAATGTGGCCGCAGAACACTGGAAAATGCAATTTCATTTGTAAATACAAATGATAAATGGAAGGCTAAAGTTATTTATGGTGATACTGACAG CATGTTTGTACTACTCAAAGGACGATCTCTTAAAGAAGCCTTTCAAATTGGTCATGAAATTGCTTCCGAAGTGTCTGCAATGAGTCCTAATCCAGTCACTTTAAAAATGGAAAAGGTTTACCACCCATGTTTTCTCATTACCAAGAAACGATATGTTGGCTATAGTTATGAGAGTCCTGATCAGAGCAAACCAATATTTGATGCTAAAGGTATTGAGACTGTAAGGAGGGATTCATGTGGAGCCGTGTGCAAGACAATGGAACGATCACTGAGACTCTTTTTTGAGCATCATGACATTGAGAAG gtTAAATCATACCTGCTACGGCAGTGGAAAAGGATTATGTCTGGCAGAGTTGATCTGCAGGATTTTGTTTTTGCAAAGGAGGTGCGCTTAGGTACTTACCGTGCACGGGCTTCTTCACTTCCTCCTGCAGCAATTGTTGCAACTAAAGCAATGAGAACAGACCCTAGAGCTGAACCACGCTATGCGGAGCGAGTACCTTATGTTGTTGTTCATGGTGAACCTGGTGCTCGGCTTGCTGATGTTGTGGTTGATCCTTTCGATCTTTTAACTATTGATTCACCTTACAGGGTAAATGACATGTATTACATCCAGAAACAAATTATCCCAGCTTTGCAGCGAGTCTTTGGGCTTGTAGGAGCTGACTTGAACCAATGGCTTCAAGGGATGCCTAGACCAGAGCGGGAAGCCATTGGGAAACGCGGTGTCTTTGCTCCAAATGCTCAAAGAACAagaattgattattattaccTTTCAAAACATTGTATCCTGTGTGGTGAGCTTGTTCAGGCATTTGCTTTTCTCTGCCATAATTGTTCTAAGAATGAAGCTAGTGTTGCTGTAGCTTTGACCGGAAGGACCTCTAAACTGGAAAGAGACATTCATCACCTTGTTGCT ATATGCCGGCATTGTGGAGGGGGAGATTGGGTTTTAGAAAGTGGGGTGAAATGCACATCTCTTGCGTGCTCCATTTTCTATGAAAGGAGGAAGATTCAGAAAGAACTACAATCGCTTTCTGCAGCAGCTTCAGAAGCAGGTTTTTATCCCGGGTGTGTGGTTGAGTGGTTCTGA